CCGCGCTCCCGCGCGGCGCGCTTGAGGAGGGCGGCGATCGCCTCTTCCACGGCGGGCGGTGTCGGGGTGTCCTTGTAGCCGGCCAGACGGCGATAGACCTCGCCGGCCGCGTCGAGGAAGCCCGTGGGGAGCCCGGCCTGGGCGAACGTCCGGGCGATCTCGTCCATCTCGCCCACGAAGCGCCAGGCCTTCCTGACATTGTCATGCACGGCGCGCTCCGAGCGCGCGGGCACATCGGGCATGGAGATGCGCCACTCCGCGAGGAGGGCCTGATCCACCCCCTCCGCCATGGCGAGGGCACGAATCGCCATGAGGAGGGCCTGCATCCCCTTGTTCCAGCCGGCGAAGGCCACCTTGAGGGCTGAGGCCGCGCCCACCGGCCCATCCAGCGCGATGGCGTTCACCGGGCCAGCGGCGAAGAGCGAGGCCACCGCCGTCGCCTCGGCGCCGGAGAGGTAGATGCGCGCCGCGCCGGGCTTCTTGTTGGCAGGCCCGATGATGCCGCCGTCCACGAAGCGCGCCCCGCTGCGCTCGACGATGCGGCCGATCTCGCGCGCCGTCTCCGGCGAGACCGCGTTGGCGTCCACGAAGAGGCCGGTGAACCGGAGGGCGGCGACCGCGCGCGCCACGTCCACGGCGACGTGGGGCGGTACCACCGAGAAGATCACCTCCGCGCGGCCCACGAGCCGCTCGAGGGTGCCTGCATCTTCGAGGCCGAGCTCTTCGGCCCGCTGACGTGTCCGCGCTCCCCGCCCTTCCGACGCCCA
This is a stretch of genomic DNA from Candidatus Rokuibacteriota bacterium. It encodes these proteins:
- a CDS encoding NAD(P)-dependent oxidoreductase; its protein translation is MSEARVIGLLHPGEMGSAVGATLVAGGARVLWASEGRGARTRQRAEELGLEDAGTLERLVGRAEVIFSVVPPHVAVDVARAVAALRFTGLFVDANAVSPETAREIGRIVERSGARFVDGGIIGPANKKPGAARIYLSGAEATAVASLFAAGPVNAIALDGPVGAASALKVAFAGWNKGMQALLMAIRALAMAEGVDQALLAEWRISMPDVPARSERAVHDNVRKAWRFVGEMDEIARTFAQAGLPTGFLDAAGEVYRRLAGYKDTPTPPAVEEAIAALLKRAARERG